The Eubacteriaceae bacterium Marseille-Q4139 genome has a window encoding:
- a CDS encoding YHYH domain-containing protein has protein sequence MRKTWKRGAALLLAVMVGAAPCAEPVEGLLIVSEAHSGRTDSKGGHRDNKNASGLGSYHYHCGGHPAHLHENGVCPYSVTVTETQAQPAETEKAVPENIALVFDADYYYENNPDLQTAIGADADKLMRHFLDNGMAEGRQGCESFEVHAYKENNQDLADAFGENWASYYDHYMNHGCAEGRVCK, from the coding sequence ATGAGAAAAACATGGAAACGCGGGGCAGCTCTTTTGCTGGCAGTGATGGTCGGCGCGGCGCCGTGCGCGGAACCGGTGGAAGGGCTTCTGATCGTGTCCGAGGCGCATTCCGGGCGGACGGACAGCAAGGGCGGCCACAGGGACAACAAAAATGCCAGCGGCCTCGGAAGCTATCATTACCACTGCGGCGGCCATCCGGCTCACCTTCATGAAAACGGTGTCTGCCCGTACAGTGTGACAGTGACAGAGACGCAGGCGCAGCCGGCAGAGACAGAAAAAGCTGTGCCGGAAAACATTGCGCTGGTTTTTGATGCGGATTATTATTACGAGAATAACCCGGATCTCCAGACGGCCATCGGGGCAGATGCGGACAAGCTCATGAGGCATTTTTTGGACAACGGAATGGCCGAGGGGCGGCAGGGCTGCGAGAGCTTTGAGGTGCATGCCTATAAGGAGAACAACCAGGATCTGGCCGATGCCTTTGGGGAGAACTGGGCGTCTTATTACGACCATTATATGAACCACGGATGCGCGGAAGGGCGGGTCTGTAAGTAA
- the spoIVB gene encoding SpoIVB peptidase, producing the protein MTRKERFHRILVYVFWCSLVFTVVFSWFYLKQAVPDRLNLVANEEEVFDFSLPFGVTFESESEEVVVGNSSNIPAGQVRIQAAEPVSMYGKNEGSYQIGMKLFGLIDLKEIQVDVVDTMYAIPCGLPVGIYLKSDGVMVIGTGQIEDASGNVSEPAIGVLKSGDYIEKVNGVELKDKEDLIGAVDASGGKTVELEIRRDGEIMYVNLEPVLASDGSYKLGVWVRDDTQGIGTVTYVEPDGGFGALGHGISDSDTGMLVNIEGGELYETQILGIEKGASGKPGVMSGVIYYGSGTKLGEVDSNTEEGIFGQVNESFLETASAPAVPIGFRQDVHKGQAYIRSDVSGELKDYEIEIQKVDYSASHKNKGIVLQVVDEELLSLTGGIVQGMSGSPILQDGKLIGAVTHVFIQDSTRGYGIFIENMLEH; encoded by the coding sequence GTGACTAGGAAAGAAAGATTTCATCGGATCCTTGTCTATGTGTTCTGGTGTTCTCTTGTTTTTACCGTCGTTTTTTCCTGGTTTTACCTAAAACAGGCTGTTCCGGACCGTTTGAATCTCGTGGCAAATGAGGAAGAAGTTTTTGATTTTTCTCTCCCGTTCGGAGTGACCTTCGAGAGCGAAAGCGAAGAGGTGGTCGTCGGAAACAGCTCCAACATCCCGGCCGGGCAGGTGAGAATCCAGGCGGCGGAGCCTGTTTCCATGTATGGGAAAAACGAAGGCAGCTATCAAATCGGAATGAAGCTGTTCGGCCTCATTGACTTAAAAGAAATCCAGGTTGATGTGGTCGATACCATGTATGCCATCCCCTGCGGACTCCCGGTCGGCATTTACTTAAAATCCGACGGCGTCATGGTCATTGGCACCGGGCAGATCGAAGACGCGTCCGGGAACGTCTCGGAACCTGCCATCGGCGTCTTAAAATCCGGCGATTACATTGAAAAGGTCAATGGAGTGGAACTAAAAGATAAGGAAGACCTGATCGGCGCCGTCGATGCCTCCGGCGGAAAAACCGTGGAGCTGGAAATCCGGCGGGATGGGGAAATCATGTACGTCAATTTGGAGCCTGTCCTCGCGTCGGACGGTTCCTATAAGCTCGGCGTTTGGGTGCGCGACGACACCCAGGGCATCGGGACGGTCACTTATGTGGAGCCTGACGGCGGTTTCGGTGCCCTTGGGCATGGAATCAGCGACAGCGATACCGGCATGCTTGTAAATATTGAAGGCGGGGAGCTTTATGAAACACAAATTCTCGGGATTGAAAAGGGCGCCTCGGGAAAACCAGGCGTCATGTCCGGCGTCATCTATTATGGGAGCGGGACGAAGCTGGGAGAAGTGGACTCCAACACGGAGGAGGGAATCTTCGGCCAGGTAAACGAAAGCTTTCTGGAGACGGCAAGCGCCCCGGCTGTACCCATCGGCTTCCGCCAGGATGTCCACAAGGGACAGGCTTATATCCGAAGTGATGTATCCGGGGAACTGAAGGATTATGAAATCGAGATCCAGAAGGTAGATTATTCCGCTTCCCACAAAAACAAAGGGATCGTCCTTCAGGTGGTGGACGAAGAACTTCTCTCCCTCACCGGCGGCATCGTCCAGGGCATGAGCGGCAGTCCCATCCTCCAGGATGGAAAGCTCATCGGCGCCGTCACCCACGTTTTCATCCAGGACAGCACACGCGGGTATGGGATTTTTATTGAAAACATGCTGGAGCATTAG
- a CDS encoding asparaginase: MKHILLLGTGGTIACKCGDSGLTPLLTGDELLSYVPDARTFCEVETIQVLNIDSTNIHPKHWLMIAKVLEDNYDNYDGFVICHGTDTMAYTAAALSYLVQHSKKPIVITGAQKPIDLDVTDARTNLLDSLRFASCERAHGVTIVFDGKVIAGTRGKKERTKSYNAFSSINFPYLAVIQEEHILFYIDDKWQDRESVRFYHELDNRVALLKLIPSLDSSLLDYMAEHYDAVVIESFGVGGLPSYDSGDFYSSIARWIEMGKTVVMTTQVTQEGSNMSVYEVGQKIKNAFGLIESYDMTLEATVTKLMWVLGQTKDAEKVKELFYKTVNHDILWNVGSH, from the coding sequence ATGAAACACATTCTGCTTCTCGGGACCGGCGGCACCATCGCCTGCAAATGCGGGGACTCCGGCCTGACTCCGCTTCTTACCGGCGACGAGCTTTTATCCTACGTCCCCGATGCCAGGACCTTCTGCGAAGTGGAAACCATCCAGGTCTTAAATATCGACAGCACCAACATCCATCCGAAGCACTGGCTGATGATCGCCAAGGTTCTCGAGGATAATTATGACAATTACGACGGCTTCGTCATCTGCCACGGCACCGACACCATGGCTTACACGGCGGCTGCCCTTTCCTATCTTGTGCAGCATTCCAAGAAGCCCATCGTCATTACAGGCGCCCAGAAGCCCATCGACCTGGATGTGACTGACGCCAGGACAAACCTTCTCGACAGCCTGAGATTCGCCTCCTGCGAGCGTGCCCACGGCGTCACCATCGTGTTCGACGGAAAGGTCATCGCCGGCACCCGCGGCAAAAAGGAGCGCACCAAGAGCTACAATGCTTTTTCCAGCATCAATTTTCCATATCTCGCCGTCATTCAGGAGGAGCACATCCTCTTTTACATTGACGACAAGTGGCAGGATCGGGAAAGCGTCCGCTTCTATCATGAGTTAGACAACCGCGTGGCCCTGCTTAAGCTGATCCCGTCCCTGGATTCCAGCCTTCTCGACTACATGGCAGAGCATTATGACGCCGTCGTCATCGAGTCCTTCGGCGTGGGCGGCCTTCCGTCTTACGATTCCGGAGACTTTTACAGCTCCATCGCCCGCTGGATCGAAATGGGGAAGACTGTCGTCATGACAACCCAGGTGACGCAGGAGGGCAGCAACATGTCCGTCTACGAGGTCGGGCAGAAGATCAAAAATGCCTTTGGGCTGATCGAGTCCTACGACATGACCCTGGAAGCCACGGTGACGAAGCTCATGTGGGTTCTTGGACAGACGAAGGATGCGGAGAAGGTGAAGGAGCTGTTTTATAAGACAGTAAATCACGATATTTTATGGAACGTGGGATCGCATTAA
- a CDS encoding DUF4250 domain-containing protein yields MSGIPKDPVMLLSYINTQLRDFYHSKDELCAALAIDGKELDETLSGIDYRYDSEKNQYV; encoded by the coding sequence ATGTCAGGAATCCCAAAAGACCCGGTGATGCTCCTAAGCTATATCAATACCCAGCTTCGTGATTTTTATCACAGCAAGGACGAGCTTTGTGCGGCGCTCGCCATCGACGGAAAGGAACTGGATGAAACGCTTTCCGGGATTGACTACCGCTATGACAGCGAAAAAAATCAATATGTATGA
- a CDS encoding 1-acyl-sn-glycerol-3-phosphate acyltransferase: MIRFIVVAVTVIGFLIFGFPLLAAQNSLGKKEPHQRDLESLKIIQTMFLFILRVSGVKVTVRGLENIPKDSAVLYVGNHRSYFDILVGYTTVPGLMGFVAKKEMLRYPLLSDWMVNVNCLFLDRDDIKAGLKMILDGIEKVKNGVSVWIFPEGTRNRHDDILELLPFKEGSLKIAEKSGCPVVPVAMFGTADVFEKHIPFIRPAHVIVEYGKPFYIKELEPENRKKAGAYTRDVIIGMLEKLQEEAGK, translated from the coding sequence ATGATAAGGTTTATAGTGGTGGCAGTTACCGTCATAGGTTTTTTGATTTTTGGGTTCCCGCTTCTTGCGGCCCAGAATTCCCTTGGAAAAAAGGAGCCCCATCAGAGGGATCTGGAAAGTCTTAAAATCATTCAGACCATGTTCCTTTTTATTCTGCGGGTCTCCGGCGTAAAGGTGACGGTGCGGGGGCTTGAAAACATCCCGAAGGACAGCGCCGTCCTCTACGTGGGGAACCACAGGAGCTATTTTGATATTCTGGTGGGCTACACGACGGTTCCCGGCCTCATGGGCTTCGTGGCGAAGAAAGAAATGCTGCGGTATCCGCTCCTTTCCGACTGGATGGTGAACGTGAACTGCTTATTTCTCGACCGGGACGACATCAAGGCCGGCCTCAAAATGATTTTAGACGGGATTGAAAAGGTAAAAAACGGCGTGTCCGTTTGGATTTTCCCGGAGGGAACGAGGAACCGGCACGATGATATTTTAGAGCTCCTGCCGTTTAAAGAGGGGAGCTTGAAAATCGCAGAAAAATCGGGGTGCCCGGTGGTTCCGGTGGCCATGTTCGGGACGGCGGACGTGTTTGAAAAGCACATCCCGTTCATCCGCCCGGCCCATGTGATTGTGGAATATGGAAAGCCGTTTTACATCAAAGAGCTGGAGCCGGAAAACAGGAAAAAGGCCGGCGCCTACACAAGGGACGTCATAATCGGCATGCTGGAAAAATTACAGGAAGAGGCAGGAAAGTAA
- a CDS encoding chorismate mutase — translation METLDLQECRDRLDVIDKEIVRLFEERMQICGDVASYKIRTGKAVYDAEREKQKLAAVRELAHGDFNKEAVRELFSQLMAMSRRFQYGLLAENGKTEPTGFVKVKELKKDGVRVVFQGVEGAYSHAAARKFFGSKAETYHVAEFEDTMREVEEGRADYAVLPIENSTAGFVIKNYDLLAKYKNYIVGEVYVPISHMLLGLKDAELSDIKTVYSHAQALMQSSEYLDSHKEWRQIAMENTAVAAKKVMEDGDKSQAAVASRTSGELYGLKELAESINNTKSNTTRFIILSREPVYEEHAGKISISFEIPHVSGSLYNILGNVIFNHVNMVMIESRPIPEKPFEYRFFVDIEGNLGDAAVQNALNGIRAEASVLKILGNY, via the coding sequence ATGGAAACTTTGGATTTACAGGAATGCAGGGACCGGCTGGACGTGATCGACAAGGAAATCGTCCGGCTGTTTGAGGAGAGGATGCAGATCTGCGGCGATGTGGCATCCTATAAAATCAGGACAGGAAAGGCTGTTTATGACGCGGAACGCGAGAAGCAGAAGCTTGCCGCAGTCCGGGAGCTGGCCCACGGCGATTTCAATAAGGAAGCCGTCCGCGAGCTCTTTTCGCAGCTTATGGCCATGAGCCGCCGGTTCCAGTATGGGCTTCTGGCAGAAAACGGAAAGACAGAACCGACCGGCTTTGTAAAAGTAAAAGAGCTCAAAAAAGACGGGGTGCGCGTGGTTTTCCAGGGCGTCGAGGGCGCATACAGCCATGCGGCCGCAAGAAAATTCTTTGGGAGCAAGGCGGAGACCTACCACGTGGCCGAGTTTGAGGACACCATGCGGGAGGTGGAAGAAGGCCGCGCCGATTATGCCGTGCTGCCCATCGAAAATTCCACGGCCGGTTTTGTCATCAAGAATTATGACCTGCTGGCAAAATACAAAAATTACATAGTCGGAGAAGTCTACGTGCCCATAAGCCACATGCTGTTGGGCTTAAAAGACGCCGAGCTTTCCGATATAAAGACGGTCTATTCCCATGCCCAGGCGCTCATGCAGAGCTCGGAATACCTGGACAGCCATAAGGAATGGCGCCAGATTGCCATGGAAAACACGGCTGTGGCCGCAAAAAAAGTCATGGAGGACGGGGATAAGAGCCAGGCGGCCGTTGCAAGCCGCACCTCCGGCGAGCTCTACGGCTTAAAAGAGCTGGCGGAGAGCATCAACAACACAAAAAGCAACACGACCAGGTTCATCATCCTCTCCAGAGAGCCGGTTTACGAGGAACACGCAGGGAAAATCAGCATCAGCTTCGAGATCCCCCATGTCAGCGGCTCCCTGTACAACATCCTGGGCAACGTGATTTTCAATCATGTCAACATGGTGATGATCGAATCGCGGCCGATTCCGGAAAAGCCGTTTGAGTACCGGTTTTTTGTGGATATTGAGGGGAACCTCGGCGACGCGGCGGTGCAGAATGCCTTAAACGGGATCCGCGCCGAGGCCTCCGTGCTTAAGATACTTGGAAACTACTGA
- a CDS encoding exopolyphosphatase: protein MAVDTFAAINVGSFELELGIYEISARSGIRQIDRMRHVISLGSETYKNGKISYGMVEELCQVLGDFSAVMKTYRVKDYRAYATSAMREARNSQIVIDQIRVRTGIEVRIISNSEQRFLSYKAVASRDAEFDKNIRSGTAIVDVSFGSMQISLFDKNLLISTQNLPLGVLRIRGLLSPVRTTLEKNRELIAEMVDNELFNYKKMYLKDRQIQHVIGIGEIILYMFRFENRGAAMERVSREEFDAFYERLSRMSESEMEEHFGVNSEYAALLMPGAIIYKKIMELSGAEMLWIPGIRLCDGIAAEYAMDSKKLRLKHNFDNDIITASRNMAKRYRCQSSHAEAVEKYALEIFDVMKKYHGMGARERLLLQIAVILHACGKFISVKNSNECAYNIIMSTEIIGISHPERVMIADIVRYNIRDFDYNMVREETGMAENRDATILTAKLTAILRLANSMDRGHRQKLKNCRITVKNGKLIVSTEYPGDITLEAMSFEQKAEFFEEIFGIRPVLKQKRSV from the coding sequence GTGGCTGTCGACACATTTGCAGCAATCAACGTGGGTTCCTTTGAGCTGGAGCTTGGCATATATGAGATATCGGCCAGAAGCGGGATCCGCCAGATCGACCGGATGCGCCATGTCATCTCCCTCGGGAGCGAGACATACAAAAATGGAAAGATCAGCTACGGCATGGTGGAAGAGCTCTGCCAGGTGCTCGGGGATTTTTCTGCGGTCATGAAAACCTACCGGGTAAAGGACTACCGCGCCTATGCCACCAGCGCCATGCGCGAAGCCAGGAACAGCCAGATTGTCATCGACCAGATCCGGGTGCGGACAGGCATTGAAGTCCGCATCATCAGCAACTCAGAACAGCGGTTTTTAAGCTACAAGGCTGTCGCTTCCCGGGATGCCGAATTCGATAAAAACATCCGGAGCGGGACGGCGATTGTGGACGTGAGCTTCGGAAGCATGCAGATTTCCCTGTTTGACAAAAATCTCCTGATTTCCACCCAGAATCTTCCTCTTGGCGTTTTGAGGATCCGCGGTCTCCTTTCGCCGGTGCGGACGACCCTGGAGAAAAACAGGGAGCTGATTGCCGAGATGGTGGACAATGAGCTTTTCAACTACAAAAAAATGTATTTAAAAGACCGGCAGATCCAGCATGTCATCGGCATCGGGGAAATTATTCTCTACATGTTCCGGTTTGAAAACAGAGGGGCCGCCATGGAGCGGGTCAGCCGGGAAGAATTTGACGCTTTTTATGAGCGGCTTTCCAGGATGAGCGAGTCGGAAATGGAAGAGCATTTCGGCGTCAATTCCGAATATGCCGCCCTTTTGATGCCAGGCGCCATCATTTATAAAAAGATCATGGAATTAAGCGGCGCCGAGATGCTTTGGATTCCCGGCATCCGGCTCTGCGACGGGATCGCGGCGGAGTATGCCATGGACAGCAAAAAGCTCCGGCTCAAGCATAATTTTGACAACGATATTATCACCGCCTCCAGGAACATGGCAAAGCGGTACCGCTGCCAGAGCTCCCATGCGGAGGCGGTGGAAAAATATGCGCTGGAAATCTTCGACGTGATGAAAAAGTATCATGGAATGGGGGCCAGGGAACGGCTTCTTCTTCAGATTGCCGTGATTCTCCACGCCTGCGGGAAATTCATCAGCGTGAAAAACTCCAACGAGTGCGCCTACAACATCATCATGTCGACGGAAATCATCGGCATTTCCCACCCGGAGCGGGTGATGATTGCAGATATTGTGCGGTACAACATCCGTGACTTTGACTACAACATGGTGCGCGAGGAGACGGGCATGGCGGAAAACCGGGATGCAACGATCCTGACGGCGAAGCTTACGGCCATTCTGCGGCTGGCAAATTCCATGGACCGCGGCCACAGGCAGAAGTTAAAAAACTGCCGGATCACCGTGAAAAACGGGAAACTGATCGTTTCCACGGAGTATCCCGGAGACATCACGCTGGAGGCCATGTCCTTTGAACAGAAGGCAGAATTTTTTGAGGAAATCTTCGGAATCCGGCCGGTTCTCAAGCAGAAAAGGAGCGTATAA
- a CDS encoding RNA degradosome polyphosphate kinase produces the protein MNEQETKFTNPANYVNRELSWLEFNYRVLGEARDKNTPLFERLKFLSITASNLDEFFMVRVASLKDMVHAGYTKLDIAGLTAQEQLDRISEKTHELVGHQYSVYNRSLLPALKAEGLTVITSHEDLDEAEAAFADQYFKENVYPVLTPMAVDSSRPFPLVRNKSLNIAALLKKKKGGGELEFAMVQVPSGLPRIVELPSTTDADGKTVRKVIFLEEIIERNIRQLFLNYDIVTSHPFRIMRNADFALDEEEAMDLLEEIEKQLKKRQWGEVIRLEIEEKADKRLLKILKRELSVSSEDIYEIPGALDLTFLMKMYGLEGFELFKAPKYTPQPVPALMNDDDIFANIRKGDILLSHPYETFDPVVDFVRRAAKDPEVLAIKQTLYRVSGNSPIVAALAEAADNGKQVFVLVELKARFDEENNILWAKKLEKAGCHVIYGLVGLKTHSKITLVVRREEDGIRRYVHLGTGNYNDSTAKLYTDCGIMTCDPQIGEDATAVFNMMSGYSEPLNWNRLSVAPLWLRGKFLRLIGREAMHARAGKKASIMAKMNSLCDKDIIAALYEASCAGVKIRLVVRGICSLKAGIPGLSENIEVRSIVGNFLEHSRIFIFENDGCEEIYMGSADWMPRNLDRRVEILFPVLRPELKERVRHIMELELADNMKAHVLMPDGTYEKPDRRGKVPVNSQMIFCEEAIAAAEEERRRAEGGTKSRLFVPVESHE, from the coding sequence ATGAATGAGCAGGAAACGAAATTTACGAATCCGGCCAATTACGTGAACCGGGAGTTGAGCTGGCTGGAATTTAATTATCGTGTACTTGGAGAAGCGAGGGATAAGAACACGCCGTTATTTGAACGCCTGAAATTTTTATCCATCACAGCCTCGAACCTGGATGAATTTTTCATGGTGCGCGTGGCATCCTTAAAGGACATGGTGCATGCAGGCTATACAAAGCTGGATATTGCCGGTCTCACGGCCCAGGAACAGCTTGACCGGATCAGTGAAAAGACCCATGAGCTTGTGGGCCACCAGTATTCCGTCTATAACCGCTCGCTGCTCCCGGCTCTGAAGGCGGAAGGGCTTACGGTCATCACCTCCCATGAAGATCTGGATGAGGCGGAGGCAGCCTTTGCCGACCAGTATTTTAAAGAAAATGTCTATCCGGTGCTGACGCCCATGGCTGTTGATTCGTCACGGCCGTTTCCCCTTGTCCGGAACAAAAGCCTTAACATCGCGGCACTTTTAAAGAAGAAAAAAGGCGGCGGAGAGCTGGAGTTTGCCATGGTACAGGTGCCTTCCGGCCTTCCGAGGATCGTAGAACTGCCGTCCACCACCGATGCTGACGGGAAGACGGTCAGGAAGGTGATTTTCCTTGAGGAAATCATTGAGCGGAACATTCGCCAGCTTTTCTTAAATTATGATATTGTGACCTCCCATCCGTTCCGGATCATGCGGAATGCCGATTTTGCCCTGGACGAAGAGGAGGCGATGGATCTTCTCGAGGAGATCGAAAAGCAGTTGAAAAAGCGCCAGTGGGGCGAGGTAATCCGGCTGGAGATCGAGGAAAAGGCAGATAAACGGCTGCTGAAAATCTTAAAAAGGGAGCTTTCCGTAAGCTCGGAGGACATCTATGAGATCCCCGGCGCCCTGGATCTGACCTTCCTTATGAAAATGTACGGACTGGAGGGCTTTGAGCTTTTCAAGGCGCCGAAATACACGCCGCAGCCGGTTCCGGCCCTGATGAACGACGACGATATTTTTGCGAACATACGAAAAGGCGACATCCTTTTATCCCATCCATATGAGACCTTCGACCCGGTGGTGGACTTCGTGCGCCGGGCGGCCAAGGATCCCGAGGTTCTGGCCATCAAACAGACCCTCTACCGCGTCAGCGGCAATTCGCCCATTGTCGCGGCCCTTGCAGAGGCGGCCGACAACGGGAAGCAGGTTTTCGTCCTCGTGGAATTAAAAGCCAGGTTTGACGAAGAGAACAACATCTTATGGGCAAAAAAGCTGGAAAAAGCCGGCTGCCACGTAATCTACGGCCTGGTGGGCTTAAAGACCCACAGCAAAATCACCCTGGTCGTCCGCCGTGAGGAGGACGGGATCCGCAGATATGTCCATCTTGGAACAGGAAACTACAACGACTCCACGGCAAAGCTCTATACGGACTGCGGCATCATGACCTGCGACCCGCAGATCGGCGAGGACGCGACGGCCGTGTTCAACATGATGTCAGGCTATTCGGAGCCTTTAAACTGGAACCGCCTCTCGGTGGCGCCGCTCTGGCTCAGAGGAAAATTTCTGCGGCTCATCGGCAGGGAGGCCATGCATGCCCGCGCCGGAAAGAAGGCGTCCATCATGGCGAAGATGAACTCCCTCTGCGACAAGGACATCATTGCGGCCCTCTATGAGGCCTCCTGCGCCGGTGTAAAGATCCGTCTTGTGGTGCGCGGCATCTGCTCTTTAAAGGCCGGGATCCCGGGCCTTTCCGAGAACATCGAGGTGCGCTCCATCGTCGGGAATTTCCTGGAGCACAGCCGGATTTTCATTTTTGAAAATGACGGCTGCGAGGAGATCTACATGGGAAGCGCCGACTGGATGCCGAGAAACCTGGACCGCCGGGTGGAGATTCTGTTCCCCGTCCTGCGTCCGGAATTAAAGGAGCGCGTCCGTCATATCATGGAGCTGGAGCTGGCCGACAACATGAAAGCCCACGTCCTGATGCCGGACGGCACCTACGAAAAGCCTGACCGCCGCGGCAAAGTGCCGGTAAACTCCCAGATGATCTTCTGCGAGGAAGCCATTGCGGCTGCCGAGGAGGAGAGAAGACGGGCAGAGGGCGGGACAAAGAGCCGGCTGTTTGTGCCGGTGGAGAGTCATGAATAG
- a CDS encoding DUF4368 domain-containing protein — translation MNQQPDVSPNGGKITALYCRLSQDDALDGESNSITNQKALLSKYAAEHGFRNTMFFVDDGFSGTNFQRPGFQEMMKYVEDYSVSTLIVKDLSRLGREYSYMGRLQDFIFPAYDVRFIAINDDVDSAKGENDFAVFKNVFNDYYAKDTSKKIRAVVKMRGEAGEHLASNPPYGYVKDPQDKKKWIVDEEAAKVVRRIFDLCIAGKGPMQIAKILTNEKVLTVTAYHAKQKGWTMPEHLYQWCAKSVSGILERWEYTGCTVNFKTYTKSLKFKKRLQNPKENQRIFEGTPPAIIEYGQWERVQVLRENKRRPTKTGKTSMFSGLVRCADCGAKFYYCTCNSYKDDSQDHFVCSNYKSNTGSCRIHYIREITLYKRVLECVQRTLTYVRAFKDDFTQEMLMQDEASRKAELTQKRKALSGAQKRMEELDKIIQRLYEDSVLGKLSDLRFQKLSAQYETEQAEIRQLSETLEREIQEEAEQVSDVGRFLQLAERYSDIQELDAATVNELIEKIVIHSPEKIDGRKHVTIEIYFTYVGKIRIPLQKPELPASTEKPA, via the coding sequence ATGAATCAGCAGCCAGACGTGTCCCCGAACGGGGGTAAAATTACAGCTTTATATTGCCGTTTAAGTCAGGATGATGCCCTTGACGGGGAATCCAACAGCATTACCAACCAAAAGGCTCTGCTCTCCAAGTATGCAGCGGAACACGGCTTCCGCAACACTATGTTTTTTGTGGACGACGGATTCTCAGGAACGAATTTTCAACGACCTGGATTTCAGGAAATGATGAAATATGTGGAGGACTATTCCGTGTCTACCCTGATTGTCAAAGACCTGTCCCGGCTCGGCAGGGAGTATTCCTATATGGGGCGTTTGCAGGATTTCATTTTCCCGGCTTACGATGTCCGTTTTATCGCAATCAATGACGATGTGGACAGCGCCAAAGGGGAAAATGATTTCGCCGTTTTCAAAAATGTGTTCAATGATTATTACGCAAAGGACACCAGCAAGAAAATAAGGGCGGTTGTCAAAATGCGGGGAGAAGCCGGAGAACACCTTGCCAGCAATCCGCCTTATGGATATGTCAAAGACCCGCAGGACAAGAAGAAATGGATTGTGGATGAAGAAGCGGCTAAGGTGGTGCGGCGTATCTTTGATCTGTGCATTGCAGGGAAAGGGCCGATGCAGATCGCAAAAATATTGACAAATGAAAAGGTACTGACTGTTACCGCCTACCATGCAAAACAGAAAGGCTGGACAATGCCGGAGCATTTGTATCAATGGTGTGCAAAATCGGTTTCCGGTATTTTGGAACGGTGGGAATATACCGGCTGTACCGTCAACTTCAAGACCTATACCAAATCCCTGAAATTTAAGAAACGGCTGCAAAATCCAAAAGAAAACCAGCGGATATTTGAGGGAACGCCGCCGGCAATCATTGAGTACGGACAATGGGAACGGGTACAGGTCCTTCGGGAAAATAAACGCAGGCCGACAAAAACCGGTAAGACGAGTATGTTCTCCGGCCTTGTCCGCTGTGCTGACTGTGGGGCAAAATTCTACTACTGTACCTGCAACAGCTACAAAGATGATTCGCAAGACCATTTCGTCTGTTCCAATTACAAGAGCAATACCGGTTCCTGCCGGATTCATTATATCCGTGAAATTACGCTGTATAAACGGGTGCTGGAATGTGTTCAACGGACGCTGACTTATGTTCGCGCATTTAAGGATGATTTCACACAGGAAATGCTGATGCAGGACGAGGCCAGCCGGAAAGCGGAACTGACACAAAAACGAAAAGCCCTCTCCGGTGCACAGAAGCGCATGGAGGAGTTGGATAAAATTATTCAGCGCCTTTATGAAGATAGTGTATTGGGAAAACTGAGCGACCTCCGTTTTCAGAAGTTATCAGCACAGTATGAGACAGAGCAGGCAGAAATCCGGCAGCTTTCCGAAACACTGGAGCGGGAAATCCAAGAAGAAGCTGAACAGGTTTCTGATGTAGGGCGTTTCTTACAGCTTGCAGAACGGTATTCCGATATACAGGAACTTGACGCCGCGACAGTCAACGAACTGATTGAAAAAATCGTCATACACAGCCCGGAGAAAATCGATGGGAGAAAGCATGTGACGATTGAGATTTATTTTACTTATGTAGGCAAGATTCGGATTCCGCTTCAGAAACCGGAACTGCCTGCAAGCACGGAAAAACCGGCGTGA
- a CDS encoding replication initiator protein A has translation MQNNIFIPYKADSAVPPYLPFPRFLIPLDLSNDAKVLYALLFDRAGISKENGFIEADRTVRLYFTVQEAKEKLHRSRQVTTCAFQELERSGLIVRRKQGLGRPAVITLRIPAGKED, from the coding sequence ATGCAGAACAATATTTTTATCCCTTACAAAGCGGACTCAGCAGTGCCGCCTTATCTGCCGTTTCCACGATTTTTAATTCCATTGGATTTATCCAATGACGCCAAGGTGCTTTATGCCCTGCTTTTTGACCGGGCAGGCATTTCAAAGGAGAATGGCTTTATAGAAGCAGACAGAACTGTGCGGCTGTATTTTACCGTACAAGAAGCAAAGGAAAAGCTGCACCGTAGCCGTCAGGTAACAACCTGCGCATTTCAGGAATTAGAGCGCAGTGGCTTGATTGTCCGCAGGAAACAGGGGCTTGGCAGACCGGCGGTAATTACGCTGAGGATTCCTGCAGGAAAGGAGGACTGA